One region of Eleutherodactylus coqui strain aEleCoq1 chromosome 5, aEleCoq1.hap1, whole genome shotgun sequence genomic DNA includes:
- the EFS gene encoding embryonal Fyn-associated substrate isoform X2 — MPAQLAQALYDNAAESPEELSFRRGDVMLVLERDPPTLGGWWRCSLGGKQGIAPGNRLRLLPETESQEDEYQAPRLLGATVVISKAQNPEDKLTVRNETQETSSCTEVYQVPPIARLCISSPTSEDDIYNSPRQIEVLQPCSQEVYDMPSSLLKDAQSMYDSPVLRLKVVNNEPVPQPEEIPEDIYDVPPTFQNITLDDEEDEGIYSMPSNLKRVSGLQNLYEAPEDILSFAHLPEPIDPPQTHRLSVSSTGSARSADSGGSRESGLPSLLNKDPRIDGLSTVEALRMQHQELQRIMILVIDGPHEGARQGGLENQGTTLGVEVLKDFIGLAQVVLLHSCQASDPSLHRELSGHLEQLEHVLPALQEGGNELLSLSHLIQEQSGCIVALVNANAALLFPRPRLSSSESLSRRPLPAIPSASPAPHRKGSIQDRPLPPPPILHRTPSDPGEDAHSEYERIQCRDNHYVHLQGTNVQTTLKFKDQQKTVEQKPLQERKVDTCPEPSEDDRHLLRFYASQSHGHLQTLQSCVNTFLGSASSQPPRVFVGHGKQLVIAAHKLVFIGDTLGRMLSCNQLQAKLAGEGAALCQALKEVVLATKEAAALYPSPVALKAMVVSVSVLCTCARSFTDHLQKMAS; from the exons ATGCCA GCACAGCTGGCACAGGCCTTATATGACAATGCTGCGGAAAGTCCCGAAGAGCTTAGTTTTCGCCGAGGTGACGTGATGTTGGTCCTAGAACGAGACCCTCCTACCCTCGGTGGATGGTGGCGTTGCTCGCTTGGAGGGAAGCAAGGAATTGCTCCTGGGAACCGATTACGGCTTCTTCCAGAGACAGAATCGCAGGAAGATGAATACCAAGCACCTCGCCTTCTTGGAGCTACAGTTGTCATCTCAAAAGCACAAAACCCTGAAGACAAACTAACCGTTCGCAATGAGACACAAGAGACCTCATCATGCACAGAG GTATACCAAGTACCACCAATCGCACGCCTTTGTATTTCATCACCCACGTCAGAAGATGACATCTACAACTCTCCACGTCAGATTGAGGTGCTTCAACCCTGTTCACAAGAG GTTTATGATATGCCATCATCCTTGCTGAAAGATGCACAATCTATGTATGATAGTCCTGTGTTGCGACTAAAAGTAGTAAACAATGAGCCTGTCCCGCAACCTGAGGAGATTCCAGAAGATATTTATGACGTGCCACCAACCTTTCAGAATATTACACTAGATGATGAGGAAGACGAGGGGATTTATTCCATGCCCTCTAACTTAAAACGGGTGTCTGGTCTTCAGAATCTGTATGAAGCACCTGAAGATATTCTTAGCTTCGCTCACTTACCGGAGCCCATTGACCCACCTCAGACTCATCGTCTCTCGGTTTCTAGCACTGGCAGTGCTCGATCGGCAGATTCTGGTGGGAGTAGGGAGTCCGGTCTACCATCCCTTTTGAATAAAGATCCTCGTATTGATGGTCTTTCTACAGTGGAGGCTTTGCGAATGCAGCATCAGGAACTACAACGGATAATGATACTTGTAATAGATGGCCCTCATGAAGGTGCAAGACAAGGAGGCCTAGAAAATCAAGGAACGACTCTGGGTGTCGAAGTCCTTAAAGACTTTATTGGCTTGGCACAAGTTGTCCTTCTCCACTCCTGCCAAGCTTCAGACCCATCGCTACATCGAGAACTCTCTGGACATCTAGAGCAACTGGAACATGTGTTGCCGGCACTCCAGGAGGGTGGGAATGAGTTATTATCGCTGTCCCATCTAATTCAGGAACAGAGTGGGTGTATTGTGGCACTGGTAAATGCAAACGCAGCCCTTCTCTTCCCAAGACCACGACTTTCTTCTAGTGAAAGCCTTTCACGACGGCCACTTCCTGCAATACCTAGTGCTTCCCCTGCACCACATCGCAAGGGTAGCATTCAGGATCGACCCCTGCCGCCACCTCCTATTCTTCACCGAACTCCTAGTGATCCTGGGGAGGATGCTCACAGCGAGTATGAGAGGATTCAATGCCGAGACAATCACTATGTTCACTTACAG GGTACAAATGTGCAAACCACGTTGAAGTTTAAAGACCAACAGAAGACTGTGGAACAGAAACCTTTACAGGAGAGAAAG GTTGACACGTGCCCAGAACCTTCTGAAGATGATCGACACTTGCTTCGTTTTTATGCTTCTCAAAGCCATGGCCATCTACAGACTCTTCAATCTTGTGTGAATACTTTCCTTGGGAGTGCGAGTTCTCAGCCGCCACGTGTCTTTGTAGGACATGGCAAGCAGCTGGTGATAGCGGCACACAAGCTGGTGTTCATCGGGGACACACTTGGTCGAATGCTTAGTTGCAACCAACTTCAAGCTAAGCTTGCGGGTGAAGGAGCCGCGCTCTGCCAAGCACTGAAGGAAGTTGTTCTAGCCACGAAAGAGGCTGCGGCCCTGTACCCGTCTCCTGTCGCACTCAAAGCCATGGTAGTGAGCGTCTCCGTCCTATGCACCTGTGCCCGTAGCTTCACGGACCACCTACAGAAGATGGCCAGTTGA
- the EFS gene encoding embryonal Fyn-associated substrate isoform X1, with protein sequence MFWALKETGAFCIMGERHGRAQLAQALYDNAAESPEELSFRRGDVMLVLERDPPTLGGWWRCSLGGKQGIAPGNRLRLLPETESQEDEYQAPRLLGATVVISKAQNPEDKLTVRNETQETSSCTEVYQVPPIARLCISSPTSEDDIYNSPRQIEVLQPCSQEVYDMPSSLLKDAQSMYDSPVLRLKVVNNEPVPQPEEIPEDIYDVPPTFQNITLDDEEDEGIYSMPSNLKRVSGLQNLYEAPEDILSFAHLPEPIDPPQTHRLSVSSTGSARSADSGGSRESGLPSLLNKDPRIDGLSTVEALRMQHQELQRIMILVIDGPHEGARQGGLENQGTTLGVEVLKDFIGLAQVVLLHSCQASDPSLHRELSGHLEQLEHVLPALQEGGNELLSLSHLIQEQSGCIVALVNANAALLFPRPRLSSSESLSRRPLPAIPSASPAPHRKGSIQDRPLPPPPILHRTPSDPGEDAHSEYERIQCRDNHYVHLQGTNVQTTLKFKDQQKTVEQKPLQERKVDTCPEPSEDDRHLLRFYASQSHGHLQTLQSCVNTFLGSASSQPPRVFVGHGKQLVIAAHKLVFIGDTLGRMLSCNQLQAKLAGEGAALCQALKEVVLATKEAAALYPSPVALKAMVVSVSVLCTCARSFTDHLQKMAS encoded by the exons ATGTTCTGGGCTCTTAAAGAGACAGGAGCCTTCTGCATAATGGGCGAAAGACATGGCAGG GCACAGCTGGCACAGGCCTTATATGACAATGCTGCGGAAAGTCCCGAAGAGCTTAGTTTTCGCCGAGGTGACGTGATGTTGGTCCTAGAACGAGACCCTCCTACCCTCGGTGGATGGTGGCGTTGCTCGCTTGGAGGGAAGCAAGGAATTGCTCCTGGGAACCGATTACGGCTTCTTCCAGAGACAGAATCGCAGGAAGATGAATACCAAGCACCTCGCCTTCTTGGAGCTACAGTTGTCATCTCAAAAGCACAAAACCCTGAAGACAAACTAACCGTTCGCAATGAGACACAAGAGACCTCATCATGCACAGAG GTATACCAAGTACCACCAATCGCACGCCTTTGTATTTCATCACCCACGTCAGAAGATGACATCTACAACTCTCCACGTCAGATTGAGGTGCTTCAACCCTGTTCACAAGAG GTTTATGATATGCCATCATCCTTGCTGAAAGATGCACAATCTATGTATGATAGTCCTGTGTTGCGACTAAAAGTAGTAAACAATGAGCCTGTCCCGCAACCTGAGGAGATTCCAGAAGATATTTATGACGTGCCACCAACCTTTCAGAATATTACACTAGATGATGAGGAAGACGAGGGGATTTATTCCATGCCCTCTAACTTAAAACGGGTGTCTGGTCTTCAGAATCTGTATGAAGCACCTGAAGATATTCTTAGCTTCGCTCACTTACCGGAGCCCATTGACCCACCTCAGACTCATCGTCTCTCGGTTTCTAGCACTGGCAGTGCTCGATCGGCAGATTCTGGTGGGAGTAGGGAGTCCGGTCTACCATCCCTTTTGAATAAAGATCCTCGTATTGATGGTCTTTCTACAGTGGAGGCTTTGCGAATGCAGCATCAGGAACTACAACGGATAATGATACTTGTAATAGATGGCCCTCATGAAGGTGCAAGACAAGGAGGCCTAGAAAATCAAGGAACGACTCTGGGTGTCGAAGTCCTTAAAGACTTTATTGGCTTGGCACAAGTTGTCCTTCTCCACTCCTGCCAAGCTTCAGACCCATCGCTACATCGAGAACTCTCTGGACATCTAGAGCAACTGGAACATGTGTTGCCGGCACTCCAGGAGGGTGGGAATGAGTTATTATCGCTGTCCCATCTAATTCAGGAACAGAGTGGGTGTATTGTGGCACTGGTAAATGCAAACGCAGCCCTTCTCTTCCCAAGACCACGACTTTCTTCTAGTGAAAGCCTTTCACGACGGCCACTTCCTGCAATACCTAGTGCTTCCCCTGCACCACATCGCAAGGGTAGCATTCAGGATCGACCCCTGCCGCCACCTCCTATTCTTCACCGAACTCCTAGTGATCCTGGGGAGGATGCTCACAGCGAGTATGAGAGGATTCAATGCCGAGACAATCACTATGTTCACTTACAG GGTACAAATGTGCAAACCACGTTGAAGTTTAAAGACCAACAGAAGACTGTGGAACAGAAACCTTTACAGGAGAGAAAG GTTGACACGTGCCCAGAACCTTCTGAAGATGATCGACACTTGCTTCGTTTTTATGCTTCTCAAAGCCATGGCCATCTACAGACTCTTCAATCTTGTGTGAATACTTTCCTTGGGAGTGCGAGTTCTCAGCCGCCACGTGTCTTTGTAGGACATGGCAAGCAGCTGGTGATAGCGGCACACAAGCTGGTGTTCATCGGGGACACACTTGGTCGAATGCTTAGTTGCAACCAACTTCAAGCTAAGCTTGCGGGTGAAGGAGCCGCGCTCTGCCAAGCACTGAAGGAAGTTGTTCTAGCCACGAAAGAGGCTGCGGCCCTGTACCCGTCTCCTGTCGCACTCAAAGCCATGGTAGTGAGCGTCTCCGTCCTATGCACCTGTGCCCGTAGCTTCACGGACCACCTACAGAAGATGGCCAGTTGA
- the LOC136628253 gene encoding polyadenylate-binding protein 2 isoform X1, whose protein sequence is MAAVSSAAALRGADYENGLRAGSGGGGEDAGDDEPIGRGGLDLDLELLGPGRRIRRIGGRIASGRRARGSTESGGAGALEELEEEEMEEEEPGELVGDPAIEDPELEAIKARVREMEEEAVKLKELQNEVEKQMNMSPPPGNAGPVIMSIEEKMEADARSIYVGNVDYGATAEELEAHFHGCGSVNRVTILCDKFTGHPKGFAYIEFSDKESVRTSMALDESLFRGRQIKVVPKRTNRPGISTTDRGYPRARYRARASSYSSRSRFYSGYTARPRGRVYRGRARVTSWYSPY, encoded by the exons ATGGCGGCGGTGTCCTCGGCGGCGGCACTGCGTGGAGCGGACTACGAGAACGGTTTGCGTGCCGGCTCAggcgggggaggggaggatgcCGGCGACGACGAGCCCATAGGCAGAGGCGGCCTGGATCTGGACCTGGAGCTGTTGGGTCCCGGGAGGAGGATTCGGCGGATAGGGGGCAGAATAGCGTCAGGGAGGAGAGCTCGCGGGAGCACGGAGAGCGGAGGTGCCGGCGcactggaggagctggaggaagaggagatggaggaggaggagcccggCGAGCTGGTGGGAGACCCGGCTATCGAGGACCCG GAGCTGGAGGCCATCAAGGCCCGCGTacgggagatggaggaggaggccGTCAAGCTGAAGGAGCTGCAGAACGAGGTGGAGAAACAGATGAATATGAGCCCGCCGCCTGGCAACG CTGGTCCCGTCATCATGTCCATAGAGGAGAAGATGGAAGCAGACGCTCGGTCAATCTATGTAGGCAAT GTTGATTATGGGGCGACAGCCGAGGAGCTTGAAGCACACTTCCATGGTTGTGGCTCTGTCAACAGGGTAACCATTCTATGTGACAAATTCACTGGTCACCCTAAAGG GTTTGCCTACATTGAATTCTCAGATAAAGAATCAGTCCGGACATCCATGGCATTAGACGAGTCTTTGTTTAGAGGTCGACAGATAAAA GTGGTTCCCAAAAGGACTAACAGACCTGGTATTAGTACGACAGACAGAGGATATCCACGGGCAAGATACAGGGCTAGAGCATCGTCTTACAGCTCCCGTTCCAGGTTCTACAGCGGCTACACAGCAAGGCCCAGAGGACGCGTGTACAG GGGACGGGCTCGAGTGACGTCATGGTATTCTCCTtactaa